One Avibacterium avium genomic window carries:
- a CDS encoding type I restriction-modification system subunit M: MNQSINQDSSASLAQQQAFLKELDARLWTAADQLRNQLSASDYKHIVLGLIFLKYISDSFTAHRKKLLTELQDPQSPLYIDPKEYSPEEYQAVLDEEMEDKDNYAAENIFWVPPQARWETIRSIATLNQGTALPWGGTFRGVANLIDNAFTAIEDKNPKLKGIIQRISGFDVNDKTLIGLISTFSDTNFSQPTYNGEPISMAAKDILGHVYEYFLGEFAAKEGQRGGEYFTPKSIVSLIVEMLEPYQGRIYDPAMGSGGFFVQTEKFIRAHQGSINQVSIYGQEYNPTTWKLAAMNMAIRGIEFNFGKRGDSFTNPQHIDMKMDFVMANPPFNVKDWWDESLQGDPRWAYGVPPKGNANFAWIQHMLYHLAPQGRMGIVLANGSMSSQTGGEGEIRQRLIEADLVEAMVALPNQLFTNTQIAACIWFLNKNKARKKEVLFIDAREIGYMKDRTLRDFTPEDIAHIANTYHAWQQNNGYENQAGFCYAASLEEIANNDFVLTPGRYVGTAEQQDDGIPFAEKMEKLTALLNQQFEQGRELEEKIKKSLGI; the protein is encoded by the coding sequence ATCAATCAATCAATCAATCAAGATTCTAGTGCCAGCCTCGCACAACAGCAAGCGTTTTTAAAAGAATTAGATGCCCGTCTTTGGACTGCGGCAGATCAACTGCGTAACCAACTTTCCGCTTCCGACTATAAACACATCGTTCTTGGTTTAATTTTCTTAAAATATATTTCTGATAGTTTTACTGCCCATCGCAAAAAACTTCTCACCGAACTACAAGATCCACAAAGCCCGCTTTATATTGATCCGAAAGAATATTCCCCTGAAGAATATCAAGCTGTCCTTGATGAAGAAATGGAAGATAAAGATAACTATGCGGCAGAAAACATCTTCTGGGTGCCACCGCAAGCCCGTTGGGAAACCATTCGTAGCATCGCGACCTTAAATCAAGGAACAGCATTGCCTTGGGGTGGCACATTCCGTGGCGTGGCGAATCTGATTGATAATGCCTTTACCGCCATTGAAGATAAAAACCCAAAACTCAAAGGCATTATCCAACGCATTTCAGGTTTTGATGTGAACGACAAAACGCTCATCGGCTTGATTTCCACCTTTTCTGATACCAATTTCAGCCAGCCCACTTACAACGGCGAACCTATTTCAATGGCAGCAAAAGATATTCTAGGCCACGTTTATGAATATTTCCTTGGTGAATTTGCTGCTAAAGAAGGACAACGAGGCGGTGAATATTTCACCCCAAAATCCATTGTAAGCCTGATTGTTGAAATGCTTGAACCCTATCAAGGCCGCATTTACGACCCTGCAATGGGATCGGGTGGTTTCTTTGTGCAAACAGAAAAATTTATCCGCGCACACCAAGGCAGCATTAACCAAGTATCTATTTATGGACAAGAATACAACCCTACCACTTGGAAACTGGCGGCAATGAATATGGCAATCCGCGGTATTGAATTTAACTTTGGCAAACGCGGCGACAGCTTCACTAATCCACAACATATTGATATGAAAATGGATTTTGTAATGGCAAATCCACCATTTAACGTGAAAGATTGGTGGGACGAATCCTTACAAGGTGATCCACGCTGGGCATACGGCGTGCCACCAAAAGGCAACGCCAACTTTGCGTGGATTCAGCATATGCTCTACCACCTTGCGCCACAAGGGCGAATGGGCATTGTGCTGGCAAACGGCTCAATGAGCAGCCAAACAGGGGGCGAGGGCGAAATCCGCCAACGCCTAATTGAAGCGGATTTGGTGGAAGCGATGGTCGCCCTACCAAACCAGCTCTTTACCAACACCCAAATCGCTGCCTGCATTTGGTTTTTAAACAAAAACAAAGCGCGTAAAAAAGAAGTGCTGTTTATTGACGCACGAGAAATCGGCTATATGAAAGACCGCACCCTGCGCGATTTCACCCCTGAGGACATCGCCCACATCGCCAACACCTACCACGCTTGGCAGCAAAACAACGGCTATGAAAACCAAGCGGGCTTCTGCTACGCCGCCAGCCTTGAGGAAATCGCCAATAATGATTTTGTTCTCACCCCAGGGCGTTATGTCGGCACGGCAGAACAACAAGATGACGGCATTCCTTTCGCCGAAAAAATGGAAAAACTCACCGCACTTTTAAATCAACAATTTGAACAAGGGCGAGAGTTGGAAGAGAAGATTAAGAAGAGTTTGGGGATTTAA
- a CDS encoding restriction endonuclease subunit S: MKKVSFETLFEIPLRNGVTKPKKIRGKGYKMVNMGELFSYPIINNISMDRVPLTELEEKNSLLENYDLLFARQSLVRSGAGQCSIFISDDEKVCFESHIIRCRLDKNKANPLFYFYFFRSNIGRNIMDTIIEQGAGASGIRGSDLSKLMIPYIDIKIQNDIAEKLFSLDQKIELNTQTNQTLEQIAQGIFKHWFIDFAPVHAKANALARGETTEQAELAAMACLSGKTVEKITALKTQDPTAYHQLQQTAAAFPSEFVESGMGLVPKGWEVTTLNHICEMKNGYAFKSKEWTDEGIPVIKIGSVKPMLIELDNGSFVAPENETLRADFLASEGDILVGLTGYVGEVGRIPYQEKAMINQRVAKFIPKKITETMNYYCFIYCLARQKEFKAFTETNAKGSAQANISTREILSYPVIIATKEIHIAFENVVKNLLDKIIVNSGENSTLTKTRDGLLPRLLSGEIEL; the protein is encoded by the coding sequence ATGAAAAAAGTGTCATTTGAAACCTTATTTGAAATTCCCTTAAGAAATGGCGTTACAAAACCTAAAAAAATTAGGGGAAAAGGATATAAAATGGTAAATATGGGTGAGCTATTTTCTTATCCTATAATTAATAATATTTCTATGGATAGAGTGCCTTTAACAGAATTAGAAGAAAAAAACTCCCTATTAGAAAATTATGATTTACTTTTTGCAAGACAATCTTTGGTAAGAAGCGGAGCTGGTCAATGCTCTATTTTTATTAGCGATGATGAAAAAGTCTGTTTTGAATCGCACATTATTAGATGTAGATTAGATAAAAATAAAGCAAACCCATTATTTTATTTCTATTTTTTTAGAAGTAATATAGGCAGAAATATAATGGATACTATAATAGAACAAGGTGCTGGGGCTTCAGGGATTCGGGGAAGTGATCTCAGTAAATTAATGATTCCTTACATAGATATAAAAATACAAAATGATATAGCTGAAAAGTTATTTTCATTAGATCAGAAAATAGAACTAAACACCCAAACCAACCAAACCCTAGAACAAATCGCACAAGGGATTTTTAAACACTGGTTTATCGACTTCGCCCCTGTACACGCCAAAGCCAACGCCTTGGCGCGTGGCGAAACCACCGAACAAGCCGAACTGGCAGCAATGGCTTGCTTAAGCGGAAAAACTGTGGAAAAAATCACCGCACTTAAAACCCAAGATCCCACCGCCTACCACCAACTGCAACAAACCGCCGCCGCTTTCCCAAGCGAATTTGTGGAAAGTGGAATGGGATTAGTGCCGAAGGGGTGGGAGGTTACAACGCTAAACCATATTTGCGAAATGAAAAACGGTTATGCTTTTAAAAGCAAAGAATGGACTGATGAAGGCATTCCTGTCATAAAAATTGGTTCAGTGAAACCAATGCTTATTGAGCTTGATAATGGCAGTTTTGTTGCACCAGAAAATGAAACGCTTCGGGCAGATTTTTTAGCTTCGGAAGGTGATATTTTGGTTGGGCTAACTGGATATGTTGGTGAAGTGGGTAGAATACCTTATCAAGAAAAGGCAATGATAAATCAACGTGTTGCGAAATTTATTCCTAAAAAAATTACAGAAACAATGAATTATTATTGTTTTATTTATTGTCTGGCTAGACAAAAAGAATTTAAGGCATTTACTGAAACGAATGCTAAAGGCTCAGCCCAAGCCAATATCAGCACAAGGGAAATTCTTTCTTATCCAGTAATCATTGCTACAAAAGAGATCCATATTGCTTTTGAAAATGTAGTAAAAAATTTACTGGATAAAATTATTGTAAACAGCGGTGAAAATTCTACTTTAACTAAAACTAGAGATGGATTATTGCCTAGACTTTTGAGTGGAGAAATAGAGTTATGA